In Phalacrocorax carbo chromosome 1, bPhaCar2.1, whole genome shotgun sequence, the genomic stretch GTCTGTGAGAGGAGGGGGGGCTGCCTGGCTGTGAGGGCAGTAAGGGGCTGAGGGAGTGAGGGGCTGCTTGGCTGTGAAGGGAGTGGTGTGCTGAGGGAGTGAGGGGAGTGGGGGGCGGTGAAGGGAGTGGGGTGCTGCCTGGCTCTGAGGGGAGTGGGGGGCCTGAGGGAGTGGggtgctgcctggctctgctgggtgTGGGAGGAGGTGCGCATCTATTAGGGGTGTGGGGCAGCTGGAGGGGTGCAGGAGCAATGGGATGAAGCAGGGGAGCCTACACAGGGCTAGCGCTGGCTCAGGTGGTGGAAGTCTGTCAGCTGTAGCGTGTGTACAGAGGCACGCGGCACTGGACAATGAGGTGTGTGCATGACAAATAGGCGCCAGTATGACAGGCAGCTGTCACAGGATTGACAGGATGATGGTTGGTGGTGAAGCATCATGAGCAACAGCAAAAGTGGTGGGATATTCAGGTTCCCAATGGGTGGAAAGCAGGGATGGTGCACTGGTAGAGCAAGAAGTGTGTGAGTGAGAGGCCATGGAAGATACCATGAAAAATAGATATGCATTAGACATAACAACCATCACATAGAAGTTCACCTTTAAATCTACATAATGCTCTTAAAGTTGTTTGACTTAACTTGCTACTTCAAATTTTGGAAGGTGCAAAGGTGCTAGAGCAACACCAGTTATCTCTCTCTTAACAGTAACTAATTAAGGCTGAAATTTTTGCCGAtctacagaatcatagaattgttaaggttggaaaagacctctaacatcatcaagtccaaccattgAATATagttgcttccttccttccttgaaGCTGCTTGACCTGGTTTTTGGAAAACTTCAGAACCCGTGGGAATTGTGGGTGCAgttttttctaagaaaacagTCCCCTGCAAAGCCGTTTCAAAAGAAGACACAAAAAAAGCTATATTGTTTGCATTAAAGTGAGGATAACCAGACTTCTTTCTGATGCCCGTACGCTACAAGGTTTTCTAGTACAATCCATGTGGCATATGTTTatgcttttaatgaaaactgaagttGAAATAGCTGATCCCCTACTCTTAACCTGTCATTTGGGTGATTCACTCTTAGCATTGTCTCTTTCCATCCTCCATCCTGTGAGAGCTGCAGGTTCTTACGCAGTCAAAGGAATGACTGCAGTTCGTGCGGAATTCAAGAGATGTGGTGCTGTCTCAACTTTGGTCTTAATTTGTAAGGAGTCCGTGCTGTAAAGTCTGAGTCGTGTCAAGTTGTGCAAAATTGGTCAATATGTGACAGTTTGTGGTATGAAGAAAACACCCCCTTGAGTTTATAATTTGTCTATTGAAAGGCATGTTGAATGAATGTTTTCCATGGTAGCAATGCAGagatatataaaaaatgtgcagTTAATTAAACAATGcactaattttaaatatttttttactatattttgGAATTAGACTACTGCTACTTTTAACCACCATATGTGGAGGTTTAGAAATGAAAATCTTATGGAAAAAATGCATGTCAGCTACAATGAGTTGGAACGATAAAGATTTATGGatgtttcttttgcaaacatTGAAGTGGATCGCAGGCGTGGTTTTAGGAATCATGTACTGGCTTATATTTCTACAGTGTGAGAGTAACCACGCTTTCTGAGTGTATGGCTGTTTCATAATCCCTTTGAAGTAGTTCAGGCTAATACCATTAATGTTCCTCTAACAGAATAGTAGAAAGTAGAGTTAAAATTGACCCGGAAGGATCATATAGACCTTTCCACTGTCCAAAGGAAGGATAAGCTATACCTAAACTGATTCTAGCATCTTTATTGTGCTCTTAAAACCATGCAGTGGCAAGGATAACAGTTTAAGTTCTCTACAAGATTTTCCCCCCCAATATCCTACACCTTTCTCATTTAAACCTATGTTAAAATGTCCAAAGTTGATCATATGTTCTGTTTTAATAACAGCATTTAAAGATTGACAGAACCATGCAACCTTTTGGCTTTATCGACCGGAAGATGTTAACGGTTTGTTCTCCGGTTTGAACTACACCAGTCAGCTGCAGTTGTGAATGACAATGTGTTGCTTGGACTCCTTGCAGTCACAGAAACATCTTACTGTTATAGGTCAAACTGGTCTGGCGAGCAAAGTACTTTATGCCAAAGATACGTTGTTTGCACTTGGCAGCTTACAGTGAGAAGGTTGAGTATAACAGCATTAGaacacatctttaaaaatacattttaagtttagaaaaaaatcattggTGAGAAACACATAGTCCCAGGTAAATTGTGTCTACTACATTACGGCTTTCAGTTTTTCCACAATAACTGAATAACAGCCTTTATGTTTTCCCAGTTCGGTGCTAAGCAGTTCCAGTTAGACATTCTAAGTCTCAACTTTGAGCGTTAGCAAGTCTGTGAGAGCTAACCAGTTAGTTAAGACCAGCTTCATTTATTGAGGCTACCTGAGAAAATGAGAAGGGGTGCACAGATTAGGCTTTGGTAAAGAACCACCTGCATTTAATGGATGGTATACAGTGCCAAACATTAACATAAATAGACTCTTCTGTTACCTCAATAAGGATGCATATTTTATAGTTTTATACGGTCTAGGCAGTGATCCCCACAGAAAGATCTGTCTGTTTAACCCTCATCTGTGTTTCTGAGTCTGTTTGTCATGGTGGTTTGAGTGAAGGTGAGGTGTGAATATTTAGAACAAAACACTTCTTAAGCAAAGAGATGCTCTTTTACTGCGGTTGACCAACACTGAGGTAACATAAATGGGTTACACTCTATCTGTGCCTAAATAAAATGCCATTTGAGCTTCCATGAGGTGTCAGCAGATCTTGGAAAACACAAGGCTTGTGACTGAAGAAAACCACCTTAAAAGCTAATGAGCGATGCCTAGGCAGTGGTGTAATACACTGCATTGAAACAGTGTTTAATTTGTGCCAAATACTTTGCAGCTAAAGCACTTGTGCAACAGTATATGGTGTGCATTAGCTGAATACTaaaaaactggagaaaattCTACACATAACTATTCTAAAATCTTTTGAAGTGCTGCttggatcatagaatcattaaggttggaaaagacctctaggatcatcaagtccaaccatcaaaccAACACTGCCAACCATGCAGAACTATGTTGGGTGATTTCAGGGGTCTGaactttttctttgttctttcattCCTTGGAGAACATTCGATTTGGAGCCAAACTTGCAGCAAGACTGAAGGGTTGAGTATAGACTCAGATGGAGTTTGCATGTTTGAGTCCAGTTGCAAAACCTCTGCCATCTCCCTCTAGTCCTGTAGCTACCTGACAAAATGTCAATGGTCCAGCCTTTGCCCGTAGTTTCCTACATGTCTAGAGCTCCAGCTACCGATCCGTGGCTCCGATGGGATGAGGAGCTTGATGGTTGTGTCTGATCAGGATCCACAAACTGGGGCTCTGCATGCAGCAACATTGGGAGTGAAGGGATTGAGGCTGATTTTTGACTGACCATGACAACTGTGTGCCAGTTTGGTAACAGCAACGCTGCATCTAGGTTTGTCCCTGTGTGGTTGCCAGGAGGGGATTTAGAGGAGTTATAATGTGAGGGGCACTGCCTTTGCTCCCTGGCAGTCTTCCTCGGCTCCCCTGAGTCACTGAGAGAGGCAGGTAGGACCACTAGGGTCAGGCTCTTCCTCTGGACTGAAACCCTCCCCACTGACCATAAGGGAGGCTCGTCAGCCTTTGTGACAGCCCGATGCAATCACCTTTAATGAGTTATCTAGTAATCAGCACCCACTCAGAAAGTATGAGAGCCAGTTTCAATATAATCTGCATGCTAAAGGTCTCCCCTGTAAAAAGACTCTGCTTATACCATTTGGTTAAATGAAGAACGCTCTTCCTGTTCTCCTGGTGGTGTGATTGCATGGTCCAGGCAAGAGTACAAGGTTGGTGGTGACAAAAAAATTGTGCAAGAAATGgtattggttttctttttattttacattattgtTAAGGGTACATTGTGTGGGTTTGTGAGAGCAgtattagaaattatttctattttacagcacttgctgaaactgttactttGATATTTTGCATGATCGAAAAATTAAGATGCACAAATGGTTCAGCCAGCAGAGATCAGAATCCAGGATTCCCCCCGTTCATCTTCACAGTCACCCTTTGCTGTACTCGGTTAAAGTAGAGGTGATGGTGTATCTACTCAGAGCTGTGGATTTCCTCCTTTGGGCTGCCCACCAAAATGTCTGGCGAGACAGCCTTCATTCCAAATTGTTGAATAATCACTAattattttcctcccttcttgTTCCTGTGAGCAATAATTCCATGTTTGCAGTCaaaactaataataataaaattgctTTCTCATAACTTCTAGCTGTTTGTTTGGTCAGGACCcgtcttctttttaatttaggaataaaaaagaagatttaaagccttttgttttaaagtggatcaagtaattttttcactttcatgaACTTCAGCAATGATTGGGTTGTGGGGAGATCTCCCCCACTTTGCCCTGCTGAAACAGCAGACTCTTCATGTAACTTCTCTGTGGAGGTTCCTGGAACTTTGTGGACATTGCCAACATGTAccaattaataaaaaatgacaCCACAACACTTCAAAATACGAGTCCATGTTGAAAAGTATGTAGTAAAGTGGTGGATTGTAAAGTAAAATAAGTCACTGAGACTAGTGAAAGTTCCTTCTTCTCTTGGTGTAGAATTATCGTGATATCACTGTAATTCTTTATAATGTAGCTGCTTCTGGCATTTTTGAGCTTGTCTGGGGAAGGATTTACCCTCGGAGGAATGGGAGCTCGTGTAACCCCTCTGTACTGTTAGAATAACAAACAAATCATCCGTCGTGTTCATGTGAAGGTTTTTAGTCATCTGCATGGTACGTTTTCGACTCACTGTTGACTTATGTGCCATTGTGAATTGGTGGCTCTGTGGTGCCACAAGGTGTAAGCACGcacattaaaataatgcagctgCGGAGGGTTGTTTTTGcaggaaggaaatgttttggtttttttaaaaaagcttttaaatacagAGATATCAATAGCTGCTGGTGTCTTGTTAatttacatacatatttttactgCACAAATGAAACAGCAGATCGGTTTTACTGGAGTAGCTGTGCAGAATCAGTCTATGCATGTTGCTGCTCGGAGCACCCCATAGCAAGAAAGTGATTGCAGAGACCCGGGTGGGGGGAAGTACAAGCTGACTAATGCATTTGCATCAATTACTGCAAGTGTTTTTACTCACCAGAGGAAACAGTTTCTTGGGTATCTGAAAGGAGCCCTGTTAGTAGGGGAAATGTTTCTTTAGCTCTGTGTTATATCTCAGATAACTATTCCAAAGCAGAAGTAACTGTTGTAAAAATACGCATCTAACAAAAACTTACTTCAGGCATGTGAGCACTATCTGTAGAAtgattgcttttttatttttattatttcccttttcaaaaATCTACTATAAACTCCCCAGTGACCACAATAAGtaagaaaaatgctgtgttttggagggaggcagagaaggCAACTATTTTAATAGCTGCCTTCAAAAACTTTTACTTTAGTCGGCAAGCAcatcttgttcttttttaacttAATAAGGTTAAATTCTTAAGAATTAAATGGTCAGTTTCATGAGCAAGTGCCTTACaatctgctctgtgtgtgtgtgagagacaAAGGCGAGAACATATAAATTAAGGGAGAAGATTCCTGAATCTGCTGGGGCAGTGTTAAGCGgtgaacaaaaggagaaaacaaatttttttaaaaagatgtgaTGGTAAGTTACGCGGAAGGCGTACAGAACTTTCCTTAGCCGTACACAAAGCGCAGGTCTCGCTGCACTCCAATTTTGAGTACTGTTTGAAATTGTAGGGGATTTTGTTTTATCTTAAAACTAGCTAATTCTTTTGCTTGCATGCAGATGTCAAAGATGGGTAGAGAACTGTCGAAGGGCAGATTTAGAAGATAAAACTCCAGATCAACTCAACAAGCATTACAGATTGTGTGCTAAACATTTTGAGACTTCTATGATATGTCGAAGCGTAAGTAAAACCAAGCGTTTGTTTGTTACGTCTTGCAAAATGTGACTAACGTTTTTCATCAGAACACTGCGTTTTAATCTTTGATCTCCTGGGTAACTGGTCCCTGGGAAAATTAATCTCTTAGTCTTAATTGAGATCATTGTCATGGTCTGGGGCATCGCAGATGTTGGCACAAAGGATGAGGTGGAAAtgagcagctggggaagagaagagcagagctgctcccgCTGGTTTAATATGTTTGTGGAGCCCTGGTCTTCACTGCAGTTCTTTCCTCACGCAAAGCAATGCTCATTTTGTTTATTGTCACTAGATGTTACAACATTATATAAATTTATTGGGTGGAAGTATGTAAGTTTGCATACCtctaattatttaaaatcattaatGTGCTGTTACTGAAGCGAGTGAGATTCAGTTAAATTACTCTGTTGTGGCCAAGAGGTTTAAACATTCTTTGCAGCTGTCAAGCATTTGCTTCCTGTTATATTTTATCCAGCTAAAATCAGCGCACTATTTCCTGTTAATGAAATAATAGCTTTTAATGCTTCTCATTAACATGATAATGCTGATTATAACAGCTTACATAACAGTTGGAAATGGTGGATTTGGGGCTTTGTATCAAGTTTTAATTTCCAGGCTGAATTTTACATTGATATGTAGGCAAAACCAGTCCTTTAGTTATTAAGGATAATTAAAATACGCAGGTCAGACTTGGAGCTCCTGGCGGTGTTACACATGGCAGGGTCTCTGAGCAGCCAGCATCCCAGAAGCAAACGAATGTTGGAGATAATTCTGAATCTGAAATGATGCTTTATGAAACtcagtttgtttaaaatgtatttcagtctAATGACAGTATAAACATAATCAGTTAAAATCCTGTACTTACTGGAAATTAGCCAGTTTAGACATGTAAGTTTATAATATATCcaaacaaaatttttctttaactgctAGAAACATTTACATGATCATCTAGaagtcttttcttcctcctgcttatttgacagatacatttttcttcaatatGATCTTTCACAGTAGTGGTTTCTGGAATTCCTAAGTCTACATAACGAAGGAGttgaacatttttattgtgaAAATGGTTATGTGATTGCATCTAGAATTGTGAAATAAGTAATAAACCCCAAAGTTTAATAGTAACAAAAGGTTTCCTTTCTGATGGATAGATGTCTTtttatccagaaaaaaaccccattgtaTTATGGTATTAATTCTTGCATCTGGGGTCTTTGATGTGAAGATAATGGGCAAGAAAAGGTGTTTATGGTTTGGGTTAGAATGGTGGGGTTCTTTTAAGTATCTCCCTTCTCATGTTCAGTGTTCTCTTGATATCCTAAAAAGCGGATGACATagctttctctttgttttgaaacatcagaaagtgaaaatacttttttttttttaaaaaaaaggaggaaaaaatggcaTCTGAAGGTCTGGGGGCTTTTAGGGCATGGAGAGGGAGAACCTCCCAAAGATATCCCTCATCTAGATGTCTGTCTTCCTGCAGAGCCCTTACAGAACGGTTTTACGGGATAATGCTGTGCCAACTATATTTGATCTTACGAGTCATTTGAACAATCCACACAGCAGACATCGGAAAAGGATAAAAGAGCTGGTAAGTATTTAATGTAagacttctttttattattaaaaaaataaaagtaagtaAGTTCATGTGAAACTTTTGGGTAAAAGTCTCAAATAACAATATTTAACGATTGggtgtttgctttttctatACTGCCTAGTCTAGTATCTTTTTGTTGATTATAAGTTAAATGCCCAAATATTATGCTGATAAATTTTATCAACTAAGGGAGGCTTAATGCAATAGGCTGGAAATGAAATGTGTTGATCCAGAGCTGATTCCGTCTTCCAAAGAAAGTGCATATCTTCCTTTTGGCTGTTCTTACAGCGCTAACTGACTACAACTTATGCATAGTACCGCGAAATCCTTGCTGCGTATTGATTGTGATCTTCAGTTCACACGTTGTTTAACTTCTCAAGTCTGCACCAATTCAGACATGCTTGTTTTAGCTTGTTCTTGAGAAGTAGATCCATGTATAAAACCAAGATCAAGCAGTTATTGTGGAATTGCGTCTTGTCGATACCTCTTTTTTGTCATTTACAGAGAAAGTGTCTCTAGGTCTCTGTCGTTATAAGTATACTGACAAGAGGAATTCAACTCCTAAACTCTGCTTATATGTTGGAAAATTACAGACaaattctaaataattttttgtgaGTTTGATCGAGTCTGTTTATTGACTGAAAATAGAGTTAAAGGTGGTTCTGTCTACTGGCAGTGCGTGTTCATAGTGAAACAGATTTCTTTAATGGAATCTATTTaagaataattataaaatatatattgaacAAACTCTTAATATAAATATGGGGTTCTAAGCAGTAGCAGCAAACTGCTCTCACGTAGTCAGTAGATCTGTGTCGTGGCAGCAATAAAGTAACCTGAAGAAACCTCCTTCTCTCTTGGACTTCCTAGCACTCTTTGGTAAATATTAACACTCTTAAAATGATCTCATCTACAATATTTGTATCTGATCATGATgtactttaatattttaaagcatgtgCTAGACAGTATCATCAATataagtttggttttttgtttgttttttgttgttttttaaagagtgAAGATGAAATAAGGACACTGAAGCAACAAAAGAGTAAGTAGGCAAAATAATCGAGTTCATCAAAACTTTGTTATTAAGGCTGGTAAGGTCATGCGGGACACGTAACTGTAAGTTTACATGTATCAGGAGGATAATTGAGTTGCTGCTTGATTCAGACAGCCAGTCTAAACTCTTTCCAAAACActcatttgcttttaaactggaaacatttttccttgGACTCCAGTAACTTAAAGGTAATGGGGGTAGGAGGGGAAAGCAAATGTTATGTTTCATTCATGTTATCGTGACACTTAcagtattttatgttttctagTTGATGAAGCTTTTGAGCGGGAACAGGCAACTCAAGAATTGAATGAAAGCAATGAACAAAATGCCGTCtcggaggaaggaggggaagaacaAGAGGAAGAAGCTGTTCCCTTAAcactggaagaaagagaaaacaaagattacCTGAAATCTTTGTTTGAAATTTTGATCCTAATGGGTAAACAAAATATTCCTTTGGATGGCCATAGTGTTGATGAGCTTCCAGAAGGTATTTTTACTTCAGATAACTTTCAGGCTCTGCTGGAATATAGAATTAATGCTGGGGATGAAGTTCTGAGGAAACGATTTGAGATGACTGCAGTCAATCTTGAGTATTGTTCAAAAACTCAGCAGAAACAAATGCTTGAGATCTGTGAAAGCTGTGTTAGAGAAGAGACACTGAGGGAAGTGAGAGACTCGCACTTCTTTTCTATTGTCACCGATGAAGTAGTAGACATAGCGGGAGAGGAGCATTTGCCGGTGTTGGTGAGGTTTGTTGATGATTCTCATAATCTAAGAGAAGAATTCATAGGGTTTTTACCTTATGAAGCTGATCCTGAAATCTTAGCTGTAAAGTTCCACACGACTATTACTGAAAAGTGGGGACTAAACATGGAGTACTGCCGCGGCCAAGCCTACATCGTCTCCAGCGGGTTTGCTTCTAAAATGAAAGTTGTGGCTACAAGACTCTTGGAAAAGTACCCACAAGCTGTGTACACGCTGTGTTCCTCTTGTGCCTTAAACGTTTGGCTGGCAAAATCCGTTCCTGTCGTTGGCGTTTCCATTGCGTTAGGAACAATCGAAGAAGTTTACTGTCTTTTTAATCAGTCTCCGCAATTACTGTTAGAACTGGACAACacaatttctgttctttttcagaaCAATGAGGAGAAGGGTAATGAGCTGAAGGAGATCTGCCGTTCTCACTGGACAGGCAGGCACGATACTTTTGAGGTTTTAGTGGACCTCATGCAAGCGTTGGTACTGTGCTTGGATGCGGTAAGCAGCGACTCATCCATCAGGTGGAACAACTTCATTGCCGGCCGAGCGTTTGTACTTTCAAGTGCATTAACAGATTTTGACTTCATTGTCACTAttgtaattctgaaaaatgtcCTGTCTTTTACAAGAGCGTTTGGAAAAAATCTCCAAGGACAAACATCAGATGTGTTCTTCGCGGCTAGCAGCTTAACAGCAGTGTTGCATTCTCTGAATGAAGTGATGGAGAACATTGAAGTTTACCATGAATTTTGGTTTGAGGAGGCAACAAATTTGGCTACCAAACTGGATGTACAAATTAAACTCCCAGGGAAATTTCGCAGGGCTCAACAAGGTAACTTGGACTCTGAAGTAACGTCAGAAAATTACTACAAAGAAATCCTTAGTGTCCCCACAGTGGAGCATATTATTCAAGAATTGAAAGATATATTCTCAGAACAACATTTAAAAGCTCTTAAGTGTTTATCATTGGTGCCCTCGGTCATGGGGCAGCTGAAATTCAATACGTCTGAGGAGCATCACGCTGACATGTATAAAAATGACTTGCCTAATCCAGACACACTTTCTGCTGAGCTTCATTGTTGGAGAATCAAGtggaagcacagaggaaaagataTTGAACTTCCAGCTACTATTTATGAAGCACTTCACTTGCCTGACATCAAGTTTTTCCCTAACGTTTACGCCTTGCTTAAAGTCTTGTGCATACTTCCAGTGATGAAGGTggagaatgaaaaatatgaGATAGGACGGAAGCGCTTAAAGGCGTACCTGAAAAACACCTTGAGAGAGCAAAGGTCATGCAACCTGGCTTTGCTGAACATAAACTTTGATATCAAACATGACTTAGATTTAATGGTGGACACCTACATTAAACTCTATCCAGATAAGGTGGAATTTCAAGAAGACTTTATTCCCTCAAACAACTCTGAAGTAACAGAAgactcttaattttttttaagctctaaCCAATCTgttgaaacagctttttcttaatTACGTTCCAAcgctaagaaaaaaaaacaactgtgaaATCTGTAACATCACTGCAATTGTATTTCCATTTTAGGTCTCGGGCTGAAGAAGCCACGGTCAGTGACCCAAATTATGTTTTGTTAGTCCGCATTAAATGTGTTATGTGAACAAAACCAAGCCTGAAAATAAGCCCGTGCTCTTGGCAGAGGTGCTTTTTGCATCTGATTGACTTAACTAGGTGCTCGTTTACTTTATTGCATCTTGGAAAAAGTTATTGTGGTTGTAGATCGGATGGGGCTGTTACACACTTGCTTATAAATTagtataagaaaaaaaccaatgtTAAAAAGAGCGTATTCCATTTCAGTTCTGTTACTtaggattttattctttttgaaaactttttaaaaaagtcttcgATGGATATTTAATTGGCGTTTTGGAGAGTGGATTCAGCTGTTGCACGATCCCCGTGCCGTGGACTGTTCTCGGTGTAAAGTGAATGTTAGTGGTGTAGAGGTACGTTTGCGGTTTTGTTGGAGGAGTCAGCTGCTTTCATCTCTGGATGACTGTTTACATTCCTTTGTGTGAGACACaaaccttctcttttttttctttaggcttTTAAGAGGCATGGCAGGAGTATTGAAATTCCTAAAAGACACTAATAACTTAGAACTTATTCCACAAACTTTGAAATCTGTTTGTTCTGTCATGACTCTGACACAAACCCGTGCATCTTCTTGTCTGTTTATTTGTAAACTTACCCACGAAAGACTAAAATAAGAGTTCGTTCTTTGTCTAGAAGTAAGATGGAAAatattgctgttatttttggcaagaatgaaacatttttgtacagtttattgcaatttaaaataaaatgtgaattgCTTTTTACATAGTATTGAATTTCTTAGTAAAGCTGTGCCTCTTCGAGAAGGTGTGTTTTATAAGGTACCTTCTTAGTTttggcaatttttttctccGTTGTTTTTGCAATTCTAGTGAGTGGCGTTGTCTTAAGACACAGGATACTTTGTGTAAAAGCACTTTTGATCTGTATGTTCTCCTGaagggttggttttttaaaa encodes the following:
- the THAP12 gene encoding 52 kDa repressor of the inhibitor of the protein kinase, yielding MPNFCAAPNCTRKSTQSDLAFFRFPRDPVRCQRWVENCRRADLEDKTPDQLNKHYRLCAKHFETSMICRSSPYRTVLRDNAVPTIFDLTSHLNNPHSRHRKRIKELSEDEIRTLKQQKIDEAFEREQATQELNESNEQNAVSEEGGEEQEEEAVPLTLEERENKDYLKSLFEILILMGKQNIPLDGHSVDELPEGIFTSDNFQALLEYRINAGDEVLRKRFEMTAVNLEYCSKTQQKQMLEICESCVREETLREVRDSHFFSIVTDEVVDIAGEEHLPVLVRFVDDSHNLREEFIGFLPYEADPEILAVKFHTTITEKWGLNMEYCRGQAYIVSSGFASKMKVVATRLLEKYPQAVYTLCSSCALNVWLAKSVPVVGVSIALGTIEEVYCLFNQSPQLLLELDNTISVLFQNNEEKGNELKEICRSHWTGRHDTFEVLVDLMQALVLCLDAVSSDSSIRWNNFIAGRAFVLSSALTDFDFIVTIVILKNVLSFTRAFGKNLQGQTSDVFFAASSLTAVLHSLNEVMENIEVYHEFWFEEATNLATKLDVQIKLPGKFRRAQQGNLDSEVTSENYYKEILSVPTVEHIIQELKDIFSEQHLKALKCLSLVPSVMGQLKFNTSEEHHADMYKNDLPNPDTLSAELHCWRIKWKHRGKDIELPATIYEALHLPDIKFFPNVYALLKVLCILPVMKVENEKYEIGRKRLKAYLKNTLREQRSCNLALLNINFDIKHDLDLMVDTYIKLYPDKVEFQEDFIPSNNSEVTEDS